Proteins from a single region of Segatella copri:
- a CDS encoding PFL family protein, with product MINISEVIETNKMIEQENFDVRTITMGINLLDCASTDLDELCQNIHNKITRLAKNLVKTGEEISKEFGVPIVNKRISITPISLVGGSTCKTTDDYVKIAKTLDQCAKELGINFLGGYSAIVSKGMSKSDELLIRSIPQAMAQTDFVCSSVNVSSTKTGINMDAVRLMGEIVKDTAEATKDRGSLGCAKLVVLCNAPDDNPFMAGAFHGVSEADAVVSVGVSGPGVVKYALEKVKGESFEVLCETIKRTAFKITRVGQLVAKEASHRLNVPFGIIDLSLAPTPAIGDSVADILELIGLEHAGAPGTTAALALLNDQVKKGGIMASSYVGGLSGAFIPVSEDQGMINAVEAGALTIEKLEAMTCVCSVGLDMIAIPGDTPATTISGVIADEAAIGMVNQKTTAVRIIPVVGMKIGDNVDFGGLLGHAPIMPVNPFSCEAFVNRAGRIPAPIHSFKN from the coding sequence ATGATCAATATATCTGAGGTTATCGAAACCAATAAGATGATAGAGCAGGAGAATTTCGATGTGCGTACCATCACCATGGGTATCAACCTTTTGGATTGCGCATCTACTGATCTCGATGAGCTCTGTCAGAACATTCATAATAAGATTACACGTCTGGCAAAGAACCTGGTGAAGACCGGCGAAGAAATCTCCAAGGAGTTTGGTGTGCCTATCGTCAACAAGCGTATCTCCATCACTCCTATCTCGCTGGTAGGCGGTTCTACCTGCAAGACTACCGACGATTACGTGAAGATTGCCAAGACCCTCGACCAGTGTGCCAAGGAACTCGGCATCAACTTCCTGGGCGGCTATTCTGCCATCGTAAGCAAGGGTATGAGCAAGAGCGATGAGCTCCTTATCCGTTCTATCCCTCAGGCGATGGCACAAACCGATTTCGTCTGCAGCTCAGTTAATGTGAGTTCTACCAAGACCGGTATCAACATGGATGCAGTCCGACTGATGGGCGAAATCGTAAAGGATACAGCCGAGGCAACCAAGGACAGAGGTTCTCTGGGTTGCGCCAAGCTCGTTGTTCTCTGCAATGCGCCAGACGACAATCCGTTCATGGCTGGTGCCTTCCATGGTGTTTCAGAGGCCGATGCGGTAGTGAGTGTCGGTGTCAGCGGTCCTGGCGTTGTAAAGTATGCATTGGAGAAGGTAAAGGGCGAGAGCTTCGAGGTTCTTTGCGAAACCATCAAGCGCACCGCCTTCAAGATTACCCGTGTAGGTCAGTTGGTAGCCAAGGAGGCTTCACACCGTCTGAACGTACCTTTCGGCATCATCGACCTTTCATTGGCTCCTACCCCAGCTATCGGTGATAGTGTAGCCGATATTCTAGAGCTCATAGGTCTTGAACATGCCGGTGCTCCTGGTACCACAGCAGCTCTTGCACTCCTGAACGACCAGGTTAAGAAGGGCGGTATCATGGCTTCTTCTTATGTAGGTGGTTTGAGCGGTGCCTTCATCCCTGTCAGCGAAGACCAGGGCATGATCAACGCTGTAGAGGCTGGTGCGCTGACCATCGAGAAGCTTGAGGCGATGACTTGTGTCTGCTCAGTAGGTTTGGATATGATTGCCATCCCTGGCGATACTCCAGCCACCACCATTTCCGGTGTCATTGCCGACGAGGCTGCCATCGGTATGGTTAACCAGAAGACTACTGCCGTACGTATCATCCCAGTTGTGGGCATGAAGATAGGCGACAATGTAGATTTTGGCGGTTTGCTCGGTCATGCTCCAATCATGCCGGTAAACCCATTCAGTTGCGAGGCATTCGTAAACCGTGCTGGTCGTATTCCGGCTCCAATCCACAGTTTCAAGAATTAA
- a CDS encoding xylulokinase, whose amino-acid sequence MASRYLLGFDVGSSSVKASLTDVDNGEIVAAAFYPDHEAPIMAVKTGWAEQDPQMWWDNAKLALRKIMAESGAKGEDILAIGISYQMHGLVCVDKNQQVLRPSIIWCDSRAVPYGEKAFHDLGEDFCLRNLLNSPGNFTASKLAWVKDNEPELFDKIDKIMLPGDYLAMKLSGEVKTTISGLSEGMMWDFNQKKPAKFLLDYFGFDESILADIVPTFSVQSVVSKAAAEELGLKEGTPISYRAGDQPNNAVSLNVFNPGEIASTAGTSGVVYGVLGDVNYDPKSRVNTFAHANYTTDLDRLGVLLCINGTGILNAWVHRNFTPDVSYADMNDLAASVPIGSDGVKIIPFGNGAERVLENKEVGCSIRGISFNKHNRAHVVRAAQEGIVFSFCYGMEIMQQMGMDIKNIHAGKANMFLSPLFRDTLAGVSGATIELYETDGSAGAAKGAGIGAGIYKDHNEAFASLKKLAVIDPDEANRSAYLEAYSAWKEEMKKL is encoded by the coding sequence ATGGCTAGTAGATATTTATTAGGTTTTGACGTAGGCTCAAGTTCTGTAAAGGCTTCGCTTACTGATGTTGACAATGGAGAAATCGTAGCTGCTGCATTCTATCCGGATCATGAAGCACCCATTATGGCTGTAAAGACCGGTTGGGCAGAGCAGGATCCTCAGATGTGGTGGGATAATGCTAAGCTGGCGCTCAGGAAAATCATGGCAGAATCTGGTGCCAAGGGTGAAGATATCCTTGCTATTGGTATCTCGTACCAGATGCATGGCTTGGTTTGTGTTGATAAGAATCAGCAAGTTTTGCGTCCTAGTATCATCTGGTGCGACTCTCGTGCCGTACCTTATGGCGAGAAGGCTTTTCATGATTTAGGTGAGGACTTCTGCTTGCGTAATCTGCTCAATTCTCCTGGAAACTTTACTGCATCTAAACTTGCTTGGGTAAAGGATAATGAACCGGAACTGTTTGATAAGATTGATAAGATTATGCTTCCTGGTGATTATCTGGCAATGAAACTTTCAGGTGAAGTTAAGACTACTATCAGTGGTCTTTCTGAAGGTATGATGTGGGACTTCAACCAGAAAAAGCCTGCTAAATTCCTGCTTGATTACTTTGGCTTCGATGAAAGCATTCTGGCTGATATTGTTCCTACATTCTCTGTACAGAGTGTAGTAAGTAAAGCGGCAGCTGAAGAACTTGGTCTGAAAGAAGGTACACCAATATCTTATCGTGCGGGTGACCAGCCAAATAATGCTGTGAGTCTGAATGTGTTCAATCCGGGTGAAATTGCAAGTACTGCAGGTACATCAGGAGTTGTATATGGTGTATTGGGTGATGTTAACTATGATCCAAAGAGCCGTGTCAATACTTTTGCTCATGCTAATTATACTACAGACCTTGACCGTCTTGGTGTATTGTTGTGTATCAATGGAACTGGTATCTTGAATGCGTGGGTTCATCGAAATTTCACTCCAGATGTAAGCTATGCGGATATGAATGATCTTGCAGCTTCTGTGCCAATAGGTAGTGATGGTGTTAAGATTATCCCATTTGGTAATGGAGCTGAGCGTGTATTAGAGAATAAGGAAGTTGGGTGTTCTATTCGTGGCATCAGTTTTAATAAGCATAATCGTGCTCATGTTGTTCGTGCAGCACAAGAGGGTATCGTCTTCAGTTTCTGCTATGGAATGGAAATCATGCAGCAGATGGGTATGGATATCAAGAATATTCATGCAGGTAAGGCTAATATGTTCCTCAGTCCGTTGTTCCGAGATACCTTGGCGGGTGTGAGTGGTGCTACTATCGAACTTTATGAGACAGATGGTAGTGCAGGTGCTGCTAAGGGTGCTGGTATTGGTGCCGGTATCTATAAGGATCATAATGAGGCTTTTGCTTCATTGAAGAAACTTGCAGTCATAGATCCTGATGAGGCTAACCGTTCTGCTTATCTCGAGGCTTATTCTGCATGGAAAGAAGAGATGAAAAAACTTTAA
- a CDS encoding winged helix-turn-helix domain-containing protein: MVEKKATTKTAAKKPAAKKAPVAKKAPAAKKDVLYLNAENAGFRAGDVYQALAASEKALTVAEIAKAAKISTEDVILGIGWLFKEGKIKDEDNKVALA, encoded by the coding sequence ATGGTAGAAAAGAAAGCGACAACTAAGACTGCTGCAAAGAAGCCAGCAGCAAAGAAGGCTCCAGTAGCAAAGAAGGCTCCTGCAGCAAAGAAGGACGTTCTTTACTTGAACGCAGAGAACGCAGGTTTTAGAGCTGGTGATGTATATCAGGCATTGGCAGCTTCAGAAAAGGCTCTCACAGTAGCAGAAATTGCTAAGGCTGCTAAGATCAGTACAGAGGATGTAATCCTTGGTATCGGTTGGCTCTTCAAAGAGGGTAAGATTAAGGATGAGGACAACAAGGTTGCTCTCGCTTAA
- the aspS gene encoding aspartate--tRNA ligase — protein MYRSNTCGELRLSDAGKEVTLAGWVQRSRKMGGMTFVDLRDRYGITQLVFNEADNKDLCDAANKLGREFCIQIKGVVSERQSKNPKMDTGDIEILVKELNVLSQSQTPPFTIEDNTDGGDDIRMKYRYLDLRRPAVRKNLELRHRMCILIRNFLDAQNFMEVETPVLIGSTPEGARDFVVPSRMNPGQFYALPQSPQTLKQLLMVAGFDRYFQIAKCFRDEDLRADRQPEFTQIDCEMSFVDQDDVINLFEEMARHLFKEIRGVELPKLEQMTWHDAMRRFGSDKPDLRFGMEFVELKDAFTGKGNFSVFDEAKYIGGICVPGCADYSRKQLNELTDFVKRPQVGAKGLVYIKYNVDGTVKSSIDKFYSPEELAEIKAVMGAKDGDLVLILSGDNANKTRIQLCSLRLEMGDRLGLRDKNVFKCLWIIDFPLFEWSDEEQRLMATHHPFTMPNPDDIPLLDEHPEQVRAKAYDFVCNGIEVGGGSLRIHDTQLQEKMFEVLGFTPERAEVQFGFLMNAFKYGAPPHAGLAFGLDRFVSIMAGLDSIRDCIAFPKNNSGRDVMLDAPSELDPKQLDELEIKLDLKAE, from the coding sequence ATGTACAGAAGTAATACGTGTGGAGAGTTACGTCTCTCTGATGCCGGCAAAGAAGTGACACTTGCCGGTTGGGTACAGCGCTCAAGAAAGATGGGTGGTATGACATTCGTCGATTTGCGCGACCGTTATGGTATCACACAGTTGGTCTTCAATGAGGCTGATAACAAAGACTTGTGTGATGCAGCTAACAAGCTAGGTCGTGAATTCTGCATTCAAATAAAGGGTGTAGTAAGTGAACGACAGAGCAAGAATCCTAAAATGGATACTGGTGACATAGAAATCCTGGTGAAGGAACTCAATGTCCTCTCTCAGAGTCAGACCCCTCCTTTCACTATCGAAGATAATACTGATGGTGGTGATGATATCCGTATGAAGTATCGTTATCTTGATTTGCGTCGTCCTGCAGTGCGCAAAAATCTGGAGTTGCGTCATCGTATGTGCATCTTGATTCGTAACTTCCTCGATGCACAGAACTTCATGGAGGTTGAAACTCCTGTTCTTATTGGTAGTACACCAGAGGGAGCCCGCGACTTTGTTGTTCCTTCCCGTATGAATCCAGGTCAGTTCTACGCTCTTCCACAGAGTCCTCAGACTTTAAAGCAGCTCTTGATGGTTGCTGGCTTCGACCGCTATTTCCAGATTGCCAAGTGCTTCCGTGATGAGGATCTTCGTGCTGACCGTCAGCCAGAGTTTACACAGATTGACTGTGAAATGAGTTTTGTTGACCAGGATGATGTCATCAACCTTTTCGAGGAAATGGCTCGCCATTTGTTTAAGGAGATTCGTGGTGTAGAACTTCCTAAGTTGGAGCAGATGACCTGGCACGATGCTATGCGCCGTTTCGGTAGTGATAAGCCAGACTTGCGCTTCGGTATGGAATTTGTTGAGTTGAAAGATGCTTTCACAGGTAAGGGTAATTTCTCTGTATTCGATGAGGCTAAGTATATTGGTGGTATCTGTGTTCCAGGTTGTGCTGATTATAGCCGTAAGCAGTTGAACGAATTGACCGATTTTGTTAAGCGTCCTCAGGTCGGTGCCAAAGGATTGGTTTATATTAAGTACAATGTAGATGGTACCGTGAAGAGTAGCATAGATAAGTTCTATTCTCCAGAGGAACTTGCTGAAATCAAGGCCGTAATGGGAGCCAAGGATGGTGACCTCGTTTTGATTTTGAGCGGTGATAATGCTAACAAGACACGCATTCAGCTTTGCTCTTTGCGTTTGGAAATGGGTGACCGTCTTGGTCTTCGTGATAAGAACGTATTCAAGTGTCTTTGGATTATCGACTTCCCTCTCTTTGAGTGGAGCGATGAGGAACAGCGCCTGATGGCTACGCACCATCCATTCACTATGCCAAATCCTGATGACATCCCATTGCTCGATGAGCATCCTGAGCAGGTTCGTGCCAAGGCATACGACTTTGTTTGCAATGGTATCGAAGTAGGTGGAGGTTCTCTCCGTATCCATGATACTCAGTTGCAGGAGAAGATGTTCGAGGTTCTCGGCTTTACTCCAGAGCGTGCTGAGGTCCAGTTCGGTTTCTTGATGAATGCTTTCAAGTATGGTGCACCACCTCACGCAGGTCTTGCTTTCGGTTTGGACCGTTTCGTCAGCATTATGGCTGGTCTCGACAGTATTCGCGATTGTATCGCCTTCCCAAAGAACAACTCCGGTCGAGATGTTATGCTCGATGCTCCTTCTGAACTTGACCCTAAGCAGTTGGATGAATTGGAAATCAAACTTGATTTGAAGGCTGAATAA
- a CDS encoding RNA polymerase sigma factor: MINDKELLAMIRDPKTQREGFAVLVSQYSEPLYWKVRHIVLDHDDADDVLQNTFVKAWTNLDSFQGKSSLSTWLYRIAINEALDFLRRKKQMVNVSTEDEPGLASRLLADDYFDGDQIQAELQEAVALLPDVQRTVFTLKYYDNMKYSEMSKVLSTSEGALKASYHLAVKKITDFFNRKD; the protein is encoded by the coding sequence ATGATAAACGATAAAGAACTCTTGGCGATGATTAGGGATCCTAAGACCCAACGCGAAGGCTTTGCTGTACTGGTAAGTCAGTATAGCGAGCCGTTGTATTGGAAGGTTCGCCATATTGTTTTAGATCATGATGATGCTGATGATGTGTTGCAGAATACCTTTGTTAAGGCTTGGACCAATCTGGATTCGTTTCAGGGAAAGTCTTCGCTCTCAACATGGCTTTACCGTATAGCAATTAACGAAGCGCTTGATTTCTTGAGACGCAAGAAGCAGATGGTAAATGTCAGTACCGAAGACGAGCCGGGCTTGGCTTCACGTCTTCTTGCTGATGACTATTTTGATGGTGACCAGATTCAGGCAGAACTGCAAGAGGCTGTAGCCCTACTGCCTGATGTTCAGCGCACAGTTTTCACTCTAAAATATTATGATAATATGAAATATTCAGAGATGAGTAAGGTGCTGTCAACAAGTGAAGGAGCTTTGAAGGCATCCTATCATCTTGCTGTGAAAAAAATAACCGATTTTTTCAATCGTAAGGATTAA
- a CDS encoding L,D-transpeptidase family protein — MPNSNFQLSLDDYQDLRSSAYAINSRAVRNLIDSIMRNDKDRHAADLHTRRYYQNKGSLLWITRHGVNSQADSLVTCLRTVADMGFDKRRFYVDAIARDIDRLRDLNLDSADNQINQVIARLEYRLTKAYFRYTMGQNFGFMNPSFVFNRLDTLAPNPYDSSKRLVRFRGLFDVKMAHADDAFYQKAMQMVRCDSVASFLKEVQPKNPFYYQLLEKLKAGGLSKAMRIKILCNMERCRWRQYDSPWQHEKYVVVNIPSFHLMAIDHQDTLSMRIGCGASKTKTPILNSHIKRMELNPQWFVPRSIVLHDMIHRVGNHGYFRARNYYVREVATGKEVDLNRVTRSMLISGAYGIAQRGGKGNALGRIIFRFDNNFSVFLHDTNSKGVFGQEDRGVSHGCIRIEKPYDFAVFLLADKNEKLKEKIYYSMTADSLANKKLVVNNVKVNPQVPLFITYYTLYPLAGGRIADYSDVYGFDAVIFDMLRKYL; from the coding sequence GTGCCAAACAGCAATTTCCAATTATCGTTAGATGATTATCAGGACTTACGTTCTTCTGCCTATGCTATCAATTCGAGGGCGGTAAGGAATCTGATAGACAGCATCATGCGAAATGATAAAGACCGACATGCTGCTGATTTGCATACCCGTCGATATTACCAGAATAAAGGTAGTCTGCTTTGGATTACACGTCATGGGGTAAATAGTCAGGCTGACTCCCTGGTGACTTGCCTGCGTACTGTAGCGGATATGGGATTTGATAAACGTCGGTTCTATGTGGATGCTATTGCCCGAGATATTGACAGGTTACGAGATTTAAATCTAGATTCAGCTGATAATCAGATAAATCAAGTGATAGCCCGACTGGAGTATCGCTTGACCAAAGCTTACTTCAGATATACGATGGGGCAGAATTTTGGATTTATGAATCCTAGTTTTGTTTTCAATCGTTTAGATACTCTTGCTCCCAATCCTTATGATAGTAGCAAGAGACTCGTTAGGTTCAGAGGTCTGTTTGATGTAAAAATGGCTCATGCAGATGATGCGTTCTATCAGAAGGCTATGCAAATGGTTAGATGCGACTCGGTGGCTTCCTTCCTGAAAGAAGTACAGCCAAAGAATCCTTTCTATTATCAACTGCTGGAAAAATTGAAGGCTGGAGGACTGAGCAAGGCGATGAGAATCAAAATCCTCTGCAACATGGAACGTTGCCGCTGGAGACAGTATGATAGTCCCTGGCAACACGAAAAATATGTGGTTGTCAATATACCATCGTTCCATCTGATGGCTATTGATCATCAGGATACGCTCTCGATGCGCATAGGATGTGGAGCCAGTAAAACCAAAACCCCGATATTGAACAGTCATATCAAACGTATGGAGTTGAATCCTCAATGGTTTGTTCCCCGTAGTATCGTTCTCCATGATATGATACACCGGGTGGGGAATCATGGCTACTTTCGCGCGCGTAACTACTATGTAAGGGAAGTGGCAACAGGTAAGGAGGTTGACTTAAACAGAGTAACTCGATCTATGCTTATTTCTGGTGCTTATGGCATCGCCCAGCGGGGCGGAAAGGGGAATGCTCTGGGAAGAATCATCTTCCGTTTTGATAATAATTTCTCGGTCTTCCTGCATGATACTAACAGTAAGGGCGTGTTTGGACAAGAGGATAGAGGAGTATCGCATGGATGTATCAGAATAGAAAAACCATACGATTTCGCTGTCTTTCTATTGGCTGACAAAAACGAGAAACTGAAGGAAAAGATATACTATTCGATGACAGCAGATTCGCTAGCCAATAAAAAACTTGTTGTGAATAACGTAAAGGTTAATCCTCAAGTTCCTCTCTTCATAACCTATTATACACTCTATCCGTTAGCAGGAGGCAGAATAGCTGATTATTCTGATGTGTATGGATTTGATGCGGTAATATTCGATATGTTGAGAAAATATCTATAA
- a CDS encoding T9SS type A sorting domain-containing protein, protein MLALSVPSDAMANEGNIEWADLDVADINLNYAGGVMHITGASGQVVRIYNVAGITIKTFRVEGNDKRVNLPLADGIYIVKVGNTFTRKICVKH, encoded by the coding sequence ATGTTAGCACTTTCTGTTCCTTCGGATGCTATGGCCAACGAGGGAAACATAGAATGGGCAGACCTTGATGTGGCAGATATCAACTTGAACTATGCTGGGGGCGTGATGCATATCACAGGCGCTAGCGGGCAAGTGGTGAGAATATATAATGTGGCAGGTATTACTATCAAGACCTTCCGCGTAGAAGGTAATGACAAGCGCGTAAACTTGCCATTGGCTGATGGTATCTATATTGTAAAGGTGGGGAATACCTTTACGCGCAAAATTTGCGTAAAGCATTAA
- the galE gene encoding UDP-glucose 4-epimerase GalE produces the protein MKQTILVTGGTGFIGSHTTVELQQAGYNVVIVDDLSNSKIEVLDGIEKITGIRPAFEQVDLRDKAATEAVFQKYPDIEGIIHFAASKAVGESVQKPLLYYRNNIVSLINLLELMPKYQVKGIIFSSSCTVYGQPKPENLPVTEEAPHQKATSPYGNTKEINEQIIADYIHSGAAIKSIVLRYFNPIGAHPSAEIGELPNGVPNNLIPYVTQTAMGIRKELTIFGNDYDTPDGTCIRDYIYVVDLAKAHVAAMARVLDKETEPIEYFNIGTGNGNSTLEIVETFEKATGVKLNWKYGPRREGDIEKIWGDCTKANKVLGWKAEAKLEDVLASAWKWQQKLRADGIM, from the coding sequence ATGAAACAAACTATTCTTGTTACTGGTGGTACAGGCTTCATAGGTAGCCATACTACAGTAGAGTTGCAGCAGGCAGGCTACAATGTTGTTATCGTAGATGACCTCTCAAACTCAAAGATTGAAGTACTCGATGGTATCGAAAAGATTACTGGTATCCGCCCTGCTTTTGAACAGGTTGACTTGCGCGACAAGGCTGCTACCGAGGCTGTATTCCAGAAATATCCTGATATTGAGGGTATCATTCACTTTGCTGCAAGCAAGGCAGTAGGCGAGAGCGTACAGAAACCATTGTTGTATTATCGTAACAATATCGTATCGCTCATCAATCTCCTGGAACTTATGCCAAAGTATCAGGTAAAGGGTATCATCTTCTCTTCTTCTTGTACCGTTTATGGTCAGCCGAAGCCTGAGAATTTACCTGTAACAGAAGAGGCTCCTCATCAGAAGGCTACTTCACCTTATGGCAATACTAAGGAGATTAATGAGCAGATCATAGCTGATTATATCCATAGTGGTGCAGCCATCAAGAGCATTGTATTGAGATATTTCAATCCTATAGGTGCACATCCTTCTGCTGAGATTGGTGAGTTGCCAAATGGTGTGCCAAACAATCTGATTCCATACGTTACTCAGACAGCTATGGGTATCCGCAAGGAACTCACTATCTTTGGTAATGATTATGATACTCCTGATGGAACCTGTATCCGCGACTATATTTATGTTGTAGATTTGGCTAAGGCACATGTAGCTGCTATGGCACGTGTTCTTGATAAGGAGACTGAGCCTATCGAATATTTCAATATCGGTACAGGTAATGGAAACTCAACTCTCGAAATTGTTGAAACTTTTGAAAAAGCTACAGGTGTGAAACTGAATTGGAAGTATGGTCCACGAAGAGAGGGCGATATTGAGAAAATTTGGGGTGATTGCACCAAGGCGAACAAGGTACTCGGCTGGAAGGCTGAGGCTAAGCTTGAAGATGTGTTGGCTTCTGCTTGGAAATGGCAGCAGAAACTTCGCGCTGATGGCATCATGTAA